The Corynebacterium comes genome window below encodes:
- a CDS encoding ATP-dependent DNA helicase RecG — MLGWTDDRLLADVLPGKEATAMTRALGYVTCQDLLEHTPRAWSRHGSGVLAEDALEGDMITCVGEVIAVREFHTREGRTITRLTVNDGRTVFSASFFNSAYVTRVLRQGSKAMFSGKLKFYRGEPQLQHPDFLILPGPGEKAAGSGSLKTFALYGDPDEQLRDLDYVPIYPATAKMASWRIMAAVRHILRTLDPVPEPLGEVPAGHVSFDEAIRGVHFPGPEGPEPHLERLKYNEALTLGLVMALRRLETMRRNAPALPPVEDGHRTRLLSHLPYELTEGQRTVIGEIGQDLSRGEPMSRLLQGEVGSGKTVVSLVAMLQAVDAGHQCALLAPTEVLAAQHARTLTALLADAAVPATVVPLTGSMPVAVKRQALLDIISGQADIVVGTHALIQDTVEFFDLGLVVVDEQHRFGVEQRARLRAKGRDGQTPHLLVMTATPIPRTIAMTVFGDLEVSTLRELPGGRRPIESVVVPEYRPTWVRRAITRIGEEVEAGRQAYVVCPRIEGEGGVLQVFEILGHGPFRDFVVGYLHGRMSGEEKDSVMSRFAAGEIQILVATTVIEVGVDVPNATVMLIREAENFGVSQLHQLRGRVGRGDHASLCIFHTLAEEDSEADRRIRDVAATSDGFLLAELDLIHRQEGDVLGTSQSGTARTVRLLNLLEDYAIIERATSDAAVLVDRHPLLAQRLVLEIDRTDREFLEKS, encoded by the coding sequence GTGCTCGGCTGGACCGACGACCGGCTGCTCGCCGACGTCCTCCCCGGGAAGGAGGCGACGGCCATGACCAGGGCCCTCGGGTACGTCACCTGCCAGGACCTGCTCGAACACACCCCGCGCGCCTGGTCACGCCACGGTTCGGGCGTGCTCGCCGAGGACGCCCTCGAGGGCGACATGATCACGTGCGTCGGCGAGGTCATCGCGGTACGGGAATTCCACACCCGCGAGGGCAGGACGATCACCCGGTTGACCGTCAACGACGGACGCACCGTCTTCAGCGCCTCCTTCTTCAACTCCGCCTACGTCACCCGGGTCCTGCGCCAGGGCTCGAAGGCGATGTTCTCCGGGAAGCTGAAGTTCTACCGGGGCGAGCCGCAGCTGCAGCACCCTGATTTCCTCATCCTGCCCGGCCCGGGCGAGAAGGCCGCAGGCAGTGGCTCGCTGAAGACCTTCGCGTTGTACGGCGACCCCGACGAGCAGCTCCGCGACCTCGACTACGTGCCCATCTACCCCGCGACGGCGAAAATGGCGTCCTGGCGCATCATGGCCGCCGTCCGGCACATCCTGCGCACCCTCGACCCGGTGCCGGAGCCCCTCGGCGAGGTCCCGGCCGGTCACGTCAGCTTCGACGAGGCGATCCGTGGCGTTCATTTCCCCGGCCCAGAAGGCCCCGAGCCGCACCTGGAGCGGCTCAAGTACAACGAGGCGCTCACACTCGGACTGGTCATGGCGCTGCGTCGCCTGGAGACCATGCGCCGCAACGCCCCCGCCCTGCCCCCGGTCGAGGACGGCCACCGCACCCGACTGCTCTCGCATCTCCCTTACGAGCTGACCGAGGGCCAGCGCACCGTCATCGGGGAGATCGGGCAGGACCTGAGCAGGGGCGAACCCATGAGCCGGCTCCTGCAGGGCGAGGTCGGCTCGGGCAAGACGGTCGTCTCCCTGGTGGCCATGCTCCAGGCCGTCGACGCCGGCCACCAGTGCGCCCTGCTCGCGCCCACCGAGGTCCTCGCCGCCCAGCACGCACGCACCCTCACCGCCCTGCTTGCCGACGCCGCCGTCCCCGCCACCGTCGTCCCCCTCACCGGCTCCATGCCCGTGGCGGTGAAACGCCAGGCCCTGCTGGACATCATCTCCGGGCAGGCCGACATCGTGGTGGGCACCCACGCACTCATCCAGGACACGGTCGAGTTCTTCGACCTCGGGCTGGTGGTCGTCGATGAGCAGCACCGCTTCGGCGTCGAACAGCGGGCCCGGCTGCGCGCCAAGGGCCGCGACGGACAGACGCCGCACCTGCTGGTCATGACGGCCACCCCCATCCCGCGCACCATCGCCATGACGGTGTTCGGCGACCTCGAGGTCTCCACGCTGCGCGAGCTGCCCGGCGGCCGACGCCCCATCGAATCGGTCGTGGTGCCCGAGTACCGGCCCACCTGGGTGCGACGCGCCATCACCCGCATCGGGGAGGAGGTCGAGGCCGGCCGGCAGGCCTACGTCGTGTGCCCGCGGATCGAGGGCGAGGGCGGCGTCCTCCAGGTGTTCGAGATCCTCGGCCACGGCCCCTTCCGTGATTTCGTCGTCGGCTACCTCCACGGCCGGATGTCGGGCGAGGAGAAGGACTCCGTCATGAGCCGTTTCGCGGCCGGGGAGATCCAGATCCTCGTGGCCACCACCGTCATCGAGGTCGGCGTCGACGTGCCCAACGCCACCGTCATGCTCATCCGCGAGGCCGAGAACTTCGGGGTCTCCCAGCTCCACCAGTTGCGCGGCCGCGTCGGCCGTGGCGACCACGCCTCCCTCTGCATCTTCCACACCCTCGCCGAGGAGGACTCCGAGGCCGACCGACGCATCCGCGACGTCGCCGCGACCTCCGACGGCTTCCTGCTCGCCGAACTCGACCTCATCCACCGTCAGGAGGGTGACGTCCTGGGCACCAGCCAGTCCGGCACCGCCCGCACCGTCCGGCTGCTCAACCTGCTGGAGGACTACGCCATCATCGAACGCGCCACCAGCGACGCCGCCGTGCTCGTCGACAGGCATCCGCTGCTCGCCCAGCGACTGGTCCTGGAGATCGACCGCACTGACCGGGAGTTCCTGGAGAAGAGTTAG
- a CDS encoding DAK2 domain-containing protein — protein sequence MSHPRELDGSRLHDWAVRAVAELSARRAEINALNVFPVPDADTGSNMAHTMEAALAEAGRLTGEPGVAEVARALAIGSVRGARGNSGLVLSQVLRAIADSTNHGNVDGTCIAQALTLAVKLVDRAIAEPVEGTVITVLRAAAVAAEAAGRELEAVVLAAVAAARTALANTPSQLDVLREAGVVDAGGAGFVVLLEALLAEIEGTTVTAPTAETPVQSGPELEVMFFFHGDLGALEPALSGLGNSLVIARADETSGRVHIHSHVAGRIIETAFAAGAVSDLRLEVLPDAPQVATPRRVVVAVTPAGSVADLYREAGAVVVTPGENVVSDILSEVRHSSAQELILLPNGLLDHRQLISVERATHAFEQSITIVPTGRLVSGIAALSVHDAQAPIGVAAYTMSEAAASMRTTIVTPDDVTTTVEAAVEAACRALLAEGGEHVILLTGTQMDVEKLAEVLKVDVMAFPADGLCHLVEIGVE from the coding sequence ATGTCCCATCCGCGAGAGCTAGACGGCAGCCGACTCCACGACTGGGCGGTCCGGGCCGTCGCCGAGCTGTCCGCCCGCCGCGCGGAGATCAACGCCCTCAACGTCTTCCCGGTGCCGGACGCGGACACCGGTTCCAACATGGCCCACACCATGGAAGCCGCCCTCGCGGAGGCCGGACGACTGACCGGGGAGCCGGGCGTCGCTGAGGTCGCCCGCGCCCTGGCCATCGGCAGCGTGCGGGGCGCGCGCGGCAACTCCGGACTCGTCCTCAGCCAGGTCCTGCGCGCCATCGCGGATTCCACCAACCACGGGAACGTCGACGGCACCTGCATCGCCCAGGCGCTCACCCTGGCGGTGAAACTCGTGGACCGCGCCATCGCGGAACCGGTCGAGGGCACCGTGATCACCGTGCTCCGGGCCGCCGCCGTCGCCGCGGAAGCCGCCGGCCGGGAACTCGAAGCGGTGGTTCTCGCGGCCGTCGCCGCCGCCCGCACCGCCCTGGCCAACACCCCCTCGCAGCTCGACGTGCTGCGTGAGGCCGGGGTGGTCGACGCCGGGGGAGCCGGGTTCGTCGTCCTGCTGGAGGCCCTGCTCGCGGAAATCGAGGGCACGACAGTCACCGCCCCCACCGCGGAGACCCCCGTCCAGTCCGGCCCCGAGCTGGAGGTCATGTTCTTCTTCCACGGCGACCTGGGTGCCCTGGAACCGGCGTTGTCCGGCCTGGGCAACAGCCTGGTCATCGCGCGCGCCGATGAAACCAGCGGCCGGGTGCACATCCATTCGCACGTCGCCGGCCGGATCATCGAGACGGCTTTCGCGGCGGGTGCGGTCTCTGACCTGCGGCTCGAGGTGCTTCCCGACGCCCCGCAGGTCGCCACCCCACGCCGCGTCGTCGTCGCCGTCACCCCGGCGGGATCCGTCGCTGATCTGTACCGCGAGGCGGGCGCGGTCGTCGTCACACCCGGTGAGAACGTCGTCTCCGACATCCTCTCCGAGGTCCGCCACTCCAGCGCACAGGAACTGATCCTGCTGCCCAACGGGCTCCTCGACCACCGTCAGCTCATCTCCGTCGAACGCGCCACCCACGCCTTCGAACAGTCCATCACCATCGTGCCCACCGGGCGGCTGGTCTCCGGTATCGCGGCCCTGAGCGTCCACGACGCCCAGGCACCCATCGGGGTGGCGGCATACACCATGTCCGAGGCAGCGGCGTCGATGCGCACGACGATTGTCACCCCAGACGACGTCACCACCACCGTCGAGGCCGCCGTGGAAGCCGCCTGCCGGGCCCTGCTCGCCGAAGGGGGCGAGCACGTGATCCTGCTGACGGGGACGCAGATGGACGTCGAGAAGCTCGCTGAGGTGCTGAAGGTGGACGTCATGGCGTTCCCGGCCGACGGGCTGTGCCATCTGGTGGAGATCGGGGTCGAGTAG
- a CDS encoding DUF3515 domain-containing protein, whose amino-acid sequence MSSTYQPSRSSRTAIYLALVLAVALVLGVVIGAKLVFDRAAKQPVSMSDLPAPLADSRECSDFIAGLPDELIGHDRAEIAEPAPDGVAAWASSSVERVTLRCGVELPLQYTDYAPTETIDGVEWLLITDATPGSTLASWFTVDRTPVIAVTADEESLGRADNPVEGLGASALAATVHDTFPAPLSLLAGGDTARCGELMANLPDTLAEEYSRIDVAEPLTAAWTANGLEPVVLRCGVAPPENYQPGIQLNQVNDIVWFEDTTLANGTTSSTWFALGRDVDVAVSVPQATGNAAVVELGEAISAGTGEQ is encoded by the coding sequence ATGAGCTCCACTTATCAACCTAGTCGCTCCAGCCGAACCGCCATCTACCTCGCCCTGGTCCTCGCAGTCGCCCTGGTCCTCGGGGTCGTCATCGGTGCGAAGCTGGTGTTCGATCGTGCCGCCAAACAGCCGGTGTCCATGAGCGACCTGCCCGCCCCCCTGGCGGACTCCCGGGAGTGCAGCGACTTCATCGCCGGCCTGCCTGATGAGCTCATCGGCCACGACCGCGCCGAGATCGCCGAGCCCGCCCCCGATGGCGTCGCCGCCTGGGCCTCCAGCTCCGTGGAACGCGTGACACTGCGCTGCGGCGTCGAGCTGCCGCTGCAGTACACCGACTACGCCCCGACCGAGACGATCGACGGCGTCGAGTGGCTGCTGATCACCGACGCCACGCCCGGTTCCACCCTGGCCTCCTGGTTCACCGTCGACCGCACCCCGGTCATCGCCGTCACCGCGGACGAGGAGTCCCTGGGTCGCGCGGACAACCCGGTCGAGGGCCTCGGAGCCTCCGCGCTGGCGGCCACGGTCCATGACACCTTCCCCGCCCCGTTGTCCCTGCTCGCGGGCGGTGACACTGCCCGGTGCGGGGAGCTGATGGCCAACCTGCCGGACACCCTCGCCGAGGAGTACTCGCGTATCGACGTCGCCGAGCCCCTCACCGCGGCCTGGACCGCCAACGGCCTCGAGCCGGTCGTCCTGCGCTGCGGCGTCGCCCCGCCGGAGAACTACCAGCCGGGCATCCAGCTCAACCAGGTCAACGACATCGTCTGGTTCGAGGACACCACCCTGGCCAACGGAACCACGTCCTCGACCTGGTTCGCCCTGGGCAGGGACGTGGACGTCGCCGTCAGCGTCCCGCAGGCGACCGGCAACGCGGCCGTCGTCGAGCTGGGTGAGGCTATCTCCGCTGGGACTGGAGAGCAGTAG
- a CDS encoding NUDIX hydrolase encodes MELWDLYDVDRLPTGATVERRSGLPEGQLHVVVHVCVFDGAGQLLIQRRTDTRPNWPGLWDFSVGGSVHAGESSREGAVREVREELGLNVDLARPSFTFNFQYGFDDFYLLRIDADLPRLAVPNEEVAEVRWAYLDEVLELVRSGRFINYRESVVRFVFDFLDQRNIFDHRRDI; translated from the coding sequence ATGGAACTGTGGGATCTCTACGACGTGGATCGACTCCCGACCGGCGCCACCGTGGAGCGGCGGTCCGGCCTGCCGGAGGGGCAGCTGCACGTCGTGGTGCACGTGTGCGTGTTCGACGGGGCGGGTCAGCTGCTCATTCAGCGGAGGACCGACACCAGGCCGAACTGGCCCGGGCTGTGGGACTTCAGCGTCGGCGGCAGCGTCCATGCGGGGGAGAGCAGCCGCGAGGGGGCCGTGCGCGAGGTGCGGGAGGAGCTCGGTCTGAACGTCGATCTCGCCCGCCCCAGCTTCACCTTCAACTTCCAGTACGGCTTCGACGACTTCTACCTGCTGCGTATCGACGCCGACCTGCCCCGGCTCGCCGTCCCCAATGAGGAGGTCGCGGAGGTCAGGTGGGCGTATCTCGATGAGGTGCTGGAGCTGGTGCGTTCCGGCCGGTTCATCAACTACCGGGAGTCGGTGGTGCGCTTCGTCTTCGATTTCCTGGACCAGCGCAACATTTTCGACCACCGGCGCGACATCTAG
- a CDS encoding uracil-DNA glycosylase: MLPVHPTWQPVLAPVEDQIHALGDFLRTEPAFLPEGDDILRAFQDPFDEVKVLILGQDPYPTPGHPMGLSFSTRPGVRPLPRSLANIYRELNADLGLPIPEDGDLSAWSRQGVLLLNRVLTVRPGEAASHRGRGWEAVTETAIRALVERRQPLVAILWGRDAQTAARVLGDTPRIESPHPSPLSASRGFFGSRPFSRANELLVSVGAEEVDWRL; the protein is encoded by the coding sequence ATGCTTCCCGTGCACCCCACCTGGCAGCCGGTGCTGGCCCCGGTCGAGGACCAGATCCACGCGCTCGGTGATTTCCTGCGCACCGAACCGGCGTTCCTCCCCGAGGGCGATGACATCCTGCGCGCCTTCCAGGACCCCTTCGACGAGGTCAAGGTCCTGATCCTCGGCCAGGACCCGTACCCCACCCCGGGCCACCCCATGGGCCTGAGTTTCTCCACCCGCCCCGGGGTGCGGCCCCTGCCGCGCAGCCTGGCCAACATCTACCGCGAACTCAACGCCGACCTCGGCCTGCCGATCCCGGAGGACGGCGACCTGTCCGCCTGGTCCCGTCAGGGAGTACTGCTGCTCAACCGGGTGCTCACCGTGCGGCCCGGTGAAGCCGCGTCGCACCGGGGCAGGGGCTGGGAGGCGGTGACGGAGACGGCGATCCGGGCGCTCGTCGAGCGGCGGCAGCCCCTGGTGGCGATCCTCTGGGGACGCGATGCCCAGACGGCCGCGCGTGTCCTGGGGGACACCCCCCGCATCGAGTCCCCCCATCCCTCCCCGTTGTCGGCTTCCCGGGGTTTCTTCGGCTCCCGGCCCTTTTCCCGGGCGAATGAGCTTCTCGTGTCTGTTGGAGCGGAAGAGGTAGACTGGCGGCTGTAG
- a CDS encoding TIM barrel protein — protein sequence MITAMNCSIGRNSLTEGLDAATTPNVELWWPFAVPDPTDADIDAVVAELKSRNLTLVALNMFGGDLAAGDRGILHERDMPAAHLDAIERFHNLTGVPRFNLLVGRGGAQLTDQQVERFGAVARDVEKRFGGVVMIEPLSGAEDYPVKTLADAALLPGGLLLDLYHLAVNGPVDLNGVMPEHVQIADSPGRGAPGTGSLPLAEWVQQLRDAGYGGHVAGEWLP from the coding sequence GTGATCACCGCGATGAACTGTTCCATCGGCCGAAACAGCCTCACCGAGGGCCTCGACGCCGCCACCACCCCCAACGTCGAACTCTGGTGGCCCTTCGCCGTCCCGGACCCCACCGACGCCGACATCGACGCCGTGGTCGCCGAGCTGAAGAGCCGGAACCTCACGCTGGTGGCGCTCAACATGTTCGGCGGTGACCTCGCCGCCGGGGACCGGGGCATCCTCCACGAACGCGACATGCCGGCCGCCCACCTGGACGCCATCGAACGCTTCCACAATCTCACCGGTGTCCCGCGCTTCAACCTGCTCGTCGGCCGTGGCGGAGCGCAGCTCACCGACCAGCAGGTGGAGAGGTTCGGGGCGGTGGCCCGGGACGTGGAGAAGCGGTTCGGGGGAGTGGTCATGATCGAGCCGCTCTCCGGCGCCGAAGACTACCCCGTGAAGACGCTTGCCGACGCCGCCCTGCTCCCCGGCGGCCTGCTGCTCGATCTGTACCACCTCGCCGTCAACGGCCCGGTCGACCTGAACGGTGTCATGCCCGAACACGTGCAGATCGCGGACAGCCCGGGGCGTGGCGCGCCGGGTACCGGGAGCCTGCCGCTGGCGGAATGGGTGCAGCAGCTGCGCGACGCCGGCTACGGGGGCCACGTCGCAGGGGAGTGGCTGCCCTGA
- a CDS encoding SDR family oxidoreductase, which produces MDNRVAVVTGAGAGLGRMFARALAADGWSVALLGRTRSTLEETGCGLVVPCDISDEASVAAAFHEVTDHYSRLDLLVNNAGVPGPTGELHTISPAGWRATFDTNITGTFLCTQQAFAWMAANGGGRIINNGSIAGHSPRAGVAAYAASKAAVASLTVSTSLDGRPYGITATELDIGNARTALLGSFTGSEPMFDAAEAARLLVAVASMPTDVSVDQVTVTAAGMPYLGRG; this is translated from the coding sequence ATGGACAACAGAGTTGCAGTAGTCACCGGGGCCGGCGCAGGCCTCGGCCGCATGTTCGCCCGGGCGCTGGCGGCCGACGGCTGGTCCGTCGCCCTGCTGGGGCGCACGCGCTCGACGCTGGAGGAGACGGGGTGCGGCCTGGTCGTGCCTTGCGACATCTCCGACGAGGCCAGCGTCGCCGCCGCCTTCCACGAGGTCACGGACCATTACAGTCGCCTGGATCTGCTGGTCAACAACGCCGGCGTGCCGGGCCCCACCGGCGAGCTGCACACCATCTCCCCCGCCGGGTGGAGGGCCACCTTCGACACCAACATCACGGGTACCTTCCTGTGCACGCAGCAGGCCTTCGCGTGGATGGCGGCCAACGGCGGCGGGCGGATCATCAACAACGGCTCCATCGCGGGCCACTCTCCGCGCGCCGGGGTGGCCGCCTATGCGGCGTCCAAGGCGGCGGTGGCCAGCCTGACGGTCTCCACGTCGCTGGACGGTCGCCCCTACGGCATTACGGCGACGGAACTGGACATCGGCAACGCCCGCACCGCCCTGCTGGGTTCCTTCACCGGCTCCGAGCCGATGTTCGACGCCGCCGAGGCGGCCCGCCTGCTCGTGGCGGTGGCGTCGATGCCTACCGACGTCAGCGTCGATCAGGTGACTGTCACGGCTGCGGGGATGCCCTACCTGGGCCGGGGCTGA
- the rsmD gene encoding 16S rRNA (guanine(966)-N(2))-methyltransferase RsmD: MTRIISGEARGRRIKVPPEGTRPTSDRAREGLFSSLQVRFGFNDARVLDLFAGSGALGLEAASRGAAEVVLVENDHAAVEVIRHNAGVVKHPAVRIEEMKASTYLANAPRDYFDMVLADPPYELADESVREMLEALEPALIDGAAVVVERHVSSPETDWPAGYEPTTQKLKKRTYGIARMDMAVYRRKDPQ; this comes from the coding sequence ATGACCCGCATCATCTCCGGTGAGGCCCGTGGCCGCAGGATCAAGGTCCCGCCCGAGGGCACCCGCCCCACCTCCGACCGTGCCAGGGAGGGACTGTTCTCCTCCCTGCAGGTGCGCTTCGGCTTCAACGACGCCCGGGTCCTGGACCTCTTCGCCGGATCCGGCGCCCTCGGCCTCGAGGCGGCCTCGCGTGGCGCGGCCGAGGTCGTGCTCGTGGAGAACGACCACGCTGCGGTTGAGGTCATCCGGCACAACGCGGGCGTCGTGAAGCATCCGGCGGTGCGGATCGAGGAGATGAAGGCGTCGACCTACCTGGCGAATGCGCCGCGCGACTACTTCGACATGGTGCTCGCTGACCCGCCCTACGAACTCGCCGACGAGTCCGTCCGCGAGATGCTCGAGGCACTGGAACCCGCGCTCATCGACGGCGCCGCAGTTGTCGTCGAACGCCACGTCTCCTCGCCCGAGACCGACTGGCCCGCAGGCTACGAACCCACCACCCAGAAGCTGAAGAAACGCACCTACGGCATCGCACGCATGGACATGGCCGTCTACCGCCGAAAGGATCCCCAGTGA
- a CDS encoding biotin/lipoyl-containing protein, with protein sequence MDICAPFAGIVRYHVAAGDTVDTGDTLATVEAVKLEAPVLAPGPGTVGTLARDDFSDVVGGELLLEVTE encoded by the coding sequence ATGGATATCTGTGCCCCCTTCGCCGGCATCGTGCGTTATCACGTCGCTGCCGGAGATACCGTTGACACCGGTGACACGCTGGCCACCGTCGAGGCCGTCAAACTTGAGGCGCCGGTCCTCGCGCCGGGTCCCGGCACCGTCGGCACGCTCGCCAGAGACGATTTCTCTGACGTCGTCGGCGGCGAGCTGCTCCTGGAGGTCACCGAATGA
- a CDS encoding sulfite exporter TauE/SafE family protein — translation MQRISGMGLGLIAGPVLVVTMGPVEGILVVNVLAFLNAAATTVTVREYVDWRKFALIGSVLVVGSVPAALLVREVSGSLLQALVGGLLLIALAVTTFGQKYIPHAEGPAPALVAGIAGGFMNTLAGIAGPAITVYAQASRWGQQSFAATLQPIFMVAGALSFLTKILSGAGSLTETNWLIWPVGILGMALGLWIGVRLSEKVSRPRARNIALVLASAGGVVALVRGVSGLL, via the coding sequence ATGCAGCGGATCTCCGGTATGGGCCTCGGGCTGATCGCCGGCCCCGTGCTCGTGGTGACGATGGGCCCCGTTGAGGGCATCCTCGTGGTCAACGTGCTCGCCTTCCTGAATGCCGCCGCCACGACCGTCACCGTCCGCGAATACGTCGACTGGCGGAAATTCGCCCTCATCGGCTCCGTCCTGGTCGTCGGCTCCGTTCCGGCCGCCCTGCTGGTGCGCGAGGTCTCCGGTTCCCTGCTCCAGGCGCTCGTCGGTGGCCTGCTCCTCATCGCTCTGGCGGTGACCACCTTCGGCCAGAAGTACATCCCCCACGCGGAGGGCCCCGCCCCCGCACTCGTCGCCGGCATCGCCGGTGGCTTCATGAACACCCTCGCCGGCATCGCCGGGCCAGCGATCACCGTGTATGCGCAGGCGTCCCGCTGGGGGCAGCAGTCCTTCGCGGCCACTCTGCAGCCGATCTTCATGGTGGCTGGTGCGCTCTCCTTCCTCACCAAGATCCTCTCGGGTGCCGGGTCACTGACGGAGACCAACTGGCTCATCTGGCCCGTCGGGATCCTGGGTATGGCCCTCGGTCTGTGGATCGGCGTCAGGCTCAGTGAGAAGGTCAGCCGACCACGGGCACGCAACATCGCCCTCGTCCTCGCCTCCGCCGGTGGCGTCGTCGCCCTCGTCCGGGGTGTCTCGGGCCTTCTCTAG
- the coaD gene encoding pantetheine-phosphate adenylyltransferase has protein sequence MKAVCPGSFDPVTMGHLDIYRRAAAHYDELVVLVTGNPSKKSGLFTIEERMELIREVTSDVPNIRVDWWGGLLVDYTTRNDISALVKGLRTALDYEYELPMAQMNRRLTGIDTFFLLTDEKYGYISSSLLKEVAKYGGDVHGLLPDVVVDAVKEKYRTLNG, from the coding sequence GTGAAAGCCGTCTGCCCAGGTTCCTTCGACCCGGTGACCATGGGCCACCTGGACATCTACCGCCGCGCCGCCGCCCACTACGACGAGCTGGTCGTGCTGGTGACCGGCAACCCCAGCAAGAAGTCGGGCCTTTTCACCATCGAGGAGCGGATGGAACTCATCCGCGAGGTGACCAGCGACGTCCCCAACATCCGCGTCGACTGGTGGGGTGGCCTGCTCGTCGACTACACCACCAGGAACGACATCTCCGCCCTGGTCAAAGGCCTGCGCACCGCGCTCGACTACGAGTACGAGCTGCCGATGGCACAGATGAATCGGCGCCTCACCGGCATCGACACCTTCTTCCTGCTCACCGACGAGAAGTACGGTTACATCTCGTCGTCGCTGCTCAAGGAGGTGGCAAAGTACGGCGGGGACGTGCACGGTCTGCTTCCCGACGTCGTCGTCGATGCGGTCAAGGAAAAGTACCGTACCCTCAACGGGTAG
- a CDS encoding thiamine-phosphate kinase yields the protein MNWKSIERDGVTIFPAHYSGPTLGEVGEHGTIEAIVAAAPSSRNGDDAAVLNHASPNSRAVATTDMLIEGRHFRADWSTPEEIGQKSIVQNFADVEAMGARPVAALLAVSAPLYTPVSYIRGIAAGIAERVGEYSAELVGGDLTAGDQLVLSVTAIGSLGGSRPELTLNRARPGQRVVAHGRIGWSAAGLALLRHFGREGVPGQFAPLVDAHCAPRLNPGRGVIARATGATAMTDNSDGLVVDLNTIARRSGVGIDLHSADIAPEPLLVEAAELLGADPWEWVLSGGEDHTLLATTAGDPPSGFRAIGRVVRGDGVSVDGAAPKYDYGWVSF from the coding sequence ATGAACTGGAAGTCTATCGAAAGGGATGGCGTGACCATCTTCCCCGCCCATTATTCCGGCCCGACGCTCGGGGAGGTCGGCGAACACGGGACGATTGAGGCGATCGTCGCTGCGGCACCCTCGTCCCGCAACGGCGATGACGCCGCGGTGCTCAACCACGCCTCACCGAACTCCCGGGCGGTGGCCACGACGGACATGCTCATCGAGGGCCGCCACTTCCGGGCGGACTGGTCGACGCCGGAGGAGATCGGCCAGAAGTCCATCGTGCAGAACTTCGCCGACGTGGAGGCCATGGGCGCCCGACCGGTCGCCGCACTCCTGGCGGTGTCCGCCCCGCTGTACACGCCGGTGTCCTACATCCGGGGGATCGCCGCCGGCATCGCCGAGCGGGTGGGGGAGTACTCCGCGGAACTCGTCGGGGGTGATCTGACGGCGGGGGATCAGCTGGTGCTCTCGGTCACCGCGATCGGTTCCCTGGGCGGCTCGCGCCCCGAGCTCACTCTCAACCGCGCCCGACCAGGGCAGCGTGTGGTGGCCCACGGCAGGATCGGCTGGTCCGCCGCCGGACTGGCCCTCCTGAGGCATTTCGGCCGGGAGGGGGTGCCCGGGCAATTCGCCCCGCTTGTCGACGCCCACTGCGCCCCCCGCCTCAACCCCGGCCGCGGCGTGATCGCGCGCGCCACCGGGGCGACCGCCATGACGGACAACTCGGACGGTCTCGTCGTGGACCTGAACACCATCGCACGCCGCTCCGGGGTGGGCATCGACCTGCACTCCGCCGACATCGCGCCTGAGCCCCTGCTCGTCGAGGCCGCCGAGCTGCTGGGGGCGGACCCGTGGGAGTGGGTCCTGTCCGGTGGGGAGGACCACACCCTGCTGGCCACCACTGCGGGAGACCCGCCCTCGGGTTTCCGCGCCATCGGCCGGGTGGTGCGCGGTGACGGGGTCAGCGTCGACGGCGCCGCGCCGAAGTACGACTACGGGTGGGTGAGTTTCTGA